In the Ignavibacteria bacterium genome, TAAAATTTGATAGGAATATTCAATCACTTCATAGAATCAAAATTTTCGAGAATTGAATTAATATCAAGATTTCTTCCAAATTTTCATTACAAATTTAAGCATTGCGGTTTTACTTTACAAGAAAGATTAAGTGCAGCAACTGCGATTCATATATTAAAACGAGTGCGGAATAAAATTAAATATTTGATTGAAATCGATGAGGAGTATGCAAATTGGAATTCAGTTACTCTTGAAATTTACTGACAAATTTCTATTTTATAACTGCCTTTTGTAGTTTTGTTACGCTCAATAAGCTGGAGTTCAATTGAAAGAAGAATATCATAAATGGAATTCTCTGCAGAACAGCCGAGAATTTGAAATGCTTGTATTTGGGCAGGAGGGTTATCCATTAATTTTATTCCCAACATCTAATGGAAGGTATTATCAGAATAAAGATTTTGGTCTAATTGCTGCTATTTCCCACTTCATCGAAAATGGTATTGTTAAAGTTTACTGCCCTGACAGTATGGATGAGCAAAGCTGGTACAATTATTCGATTCACCCGGCTGATCGAGTGAAAACTCACAATGCTTATGAAAATTTGATTCTCGAAGATGTTATTGAATTTGCGAAATATGAAACTAAGAAAAACAAAGTTGCACTCTGCGGTTGCAGTTTTGGCGGATATCACTCAGTGAACTTAGGTTTACGCCATCCTGATAAAGTAAGTCACATCTTCAGTTTGGGAGGTACTTTTGATATAAAACCATTCATTAATGGTTACTACGATGATAATTGCTATTTCAATTCTCCATTTGATTTTCTTCCTGGTTTGCAGGATGAGTGGTATTTAAGTCGAATCCGTGATATGAAAATCGTATTAGGAACAGGCGATTGGGATATTTGTTTAGGCGATAACCTTCATCTTTCAAATCTTCTGAAGGAAAAGGGGATTGAACCGTGGCTGGATGTGCGCTCGAATTCAGGACATGACTGGCCTTGGTGGAAAGAGATGCTGCCGCATTATCTTTCCGTTCATTTTCAATAATCCAAATTCTAAATTTTTGGACAGGAAGATTCAAAATCAGACTTTCAGAAATTTTTTATCTGAACAAATTAAATTCCACATAAGTCATTATATTAGAATGAAAATTAAAGTTAATTAATTGCGTTAGTTCAACTACAGAACACAATTAATTAAATAAGCGATTTTAGTTGATCAGAATTTTTAATGATAAAGCTTCTAATCTGTAACCACAAAATAAATGAAAATTTCAAGCGAGGAAATTTAACGTATAATTTTCAAGTACGTTCAGATATACGAAAAAAATATGACTTGCATGAAAATTTGTTTCAGTTAAATGGGAATGTAATTTTAGCTGATTTTAACCTTGTACGAAATTTCACTTTTAAGCTGAATCAGAAAAGAACCGCTGACAATCAAATTCGCGCTGGGCAAGTTAATGCTTTGGGACTGATTGATGAAATTTACCATTTCGTTTTGAGATACTATGAAGAAAATTACAATCCGAATGTATTTCTTAAGGCATTAAATTACTTGTATGATAAAATTGGGGAACAAGAATTACAAAAAACGATTAAGGTTTTTCTTGAAGAATTCCAACCGATTGAAGTAATGAAAGGAATTATTTCGGTTGAAAATT is a window encoding:
- a CDS encoding alpha/beta fold hydrolase, with the translated sequence MKEEYHKWNSLQNSREFEMLVFGQEGYPLILFPTSNGRYYQNKDFGLIAAISHFIENGIVKVYCPDSMDEQSWYNYSIHPADRVKTHNAYENLILEDVIEFAKYETKKNKVALCGCSFGGYHSVNLGLRHPDKVSHIFSLGGTFDIKPFINGYYDDNCYFNSPFDFLPGLQDEWYLSRIRDMKIVLGTGDWDICLGDNLHLSNLLKEKGIEPWLDVRSNSGHDWPWWKEMLPHYLSVHFQ